The nucleotide sequence tgaaaagaaaattcactgcatttattttttatgatctTGATATTGGATGGAATTTTTGGAATgcttataaatatttctaaaGAAAATGCACtcgatttatttttttgagatCTTAACTGCCTCTTTTTAAACTGAAATTTGTGGGCCAGATTTTGAAGAATGATAAATGAATGGAATCTTACCAAAAGATATTCGGGGAATGTGGATAAATATGATACAGAAAACAAGGAAATATTAAgtacaaatacaaaatattttgttgaaaTAATATCCTAATGTTTATAATGCATTTAATAGGCAATTaggaaaactattttttagATAAAATAATACTATTTATGGCCAATcccaattacttttatttgtAATACCAAATTAACTAAAGAGCATGACTTAAACTCCTCCTCCTTTAACGCTTACTCAACTCCTAAAATACAGATTTCTTGACACTTTTTCAGGCAACACCCACAACAAACAGCCAACCGCTCTGGCATGACATATCAGAAAATTATGATTGTATCTTATAAAACACACACAAGTGGCCATTAAATGCAGACAAACAGCCGAGGGATGGGGCGCAAAAAGGGGGGGGGACCCTGCCTGCCATCTGAGCAAACGATGGGAAAAAAACCCAATGTTCGTTTACTgggtgcaaaaaaaaagacatAGAAAAGCCGAAACAAACCAACAGATACTCAGATCGCACTATAAGAGATCACTTTGGAATGGGCCTGGCCATTAGCATGGAAAGCGAAGACAAAGACACAGAATCGACTTACATAAAACGGCTTTAAAGGCGACACATTTACACGGCTGGCCGAAAATCGCTCGAAACAATtgctaacaaaaaaaaaatacaagaaaaaAGAGTTCGGGCCAAACAAGTTGGCCACGTCACGATCGCACTTTGACAGAGCCAGGAGTTTGCAGGGGTTCGGTTTAGATGTTAGATGGCTAGATGGTTAGTTGGTTAGTTGGTCACTGGACAAGACAGTTGGAAAATCGCAACGACTGCGACAAGCTTTGTCTCTGCCTGGATCGATGGTTGCGCAATGGTGCCGCCATTGAGACATTGCTTGATCGATCGAATTGTTTTGCATGCGTTAATTGCACTTGTCCACGCATATCTCGCATATATCCCCCTCTAATCCCCTGCCAAAAAACCATATCTCTGCTCGCCTAACCTAAGATTTATTATATCTGCGGCTCCGTCTGTCGATAACTAGAACAAACATTTTGTCTTGATTTATGTTCGCCTATCTGGCAGTTTGTTTGCCTATGTTTGGACAATGGTTTGATGTGGGAGGGCGGCAGTTGAGGCGGGGCGATGGAGGGTTAATGGATCATTGAACATTTAAACGCACTTTGCCCGGGTTTTTTAAGCTGAGCTGGATTTTGTGGGGTATATTCGGTATAAGAAAACAATACAAAATTGTTATGAAATaagagaaaatatttttaaaatataaatcgtAAATATATGGTATTTGGTTTAttaatttttacatttaaatacAGCTTATCTTAATTTTTACCGTGTACTTCTATTGTTTTTGGTTATAAagttttacaaatttaaatggaaaatgaatTTAGATATAAAATCCTTATAATTAAAgggatatattttttaatttatataagaTAAACTATCTTACCAGTCATCGCCAAGTCGACCCATTAGCTGTGATCGCCTTTTTCTAAAATTTACCCATTGGCTTAAATGACTTGACAGTTATAGATTTGTGGCTTGATTTATGCAGTAGGCAAAgctattttttgtttctttcgTGATTGAGGCTCGAAGGTCTTTCGACTATGCATTATCTAAAGCTGGACAATAGCCCGAGGTGGGTTCAATTAGAAAGTGAGTTGCAGTGAGCACTCCAAGCAATGTGATCTGTTGCACAACGCTGCGTATGCGTAACGTGTCATATCCGGAGATTACATCCGGTGGATATTACATAATACCCAGCACTTCCGATACCCTTTGGAGATGGTCATCCAATTACAACCGGGCATCGTATGACTTTGGCTAATTAAAACATTTCCAGTAGGGGGATTCTATCACGTCTGAAACAGACGCATGCTAACCATGTTTAGAGATATTTCTGGTCTTTAATTCTATGCCGCAGATGGGGACAAAGAGGAGTTTGGGGGTAGGGGGGGTTATTAGTGGACCATAAGACCGGCCTGTCAATTAGCCCGGTCCGGTTGGAGCCGTCAGCCCAATTGTGAGATTACCGACGCCAAGTTGGTCCGGCTGCGTGGCATTTCGGCATTATTACCGCATCGCTGGCACAACCAGACGTCGTTTGATCCACTTTCCAGACTCTTTCAGACGGCTCTCTGCATTTCGCACATTTAATGCGATTTTGCGCATTTGCGCGCTCGAAATTAAGCGAGTGACGAAATGGTACCACCAGCCAAAGCCAAGCCAAAGACCAAAGTGGATCACGCATACTGGGGGGAAAATAGATTTTCCGAGCTTGCAACAAAACTCGCCTGTCCATCGGCCCGCTTGATTGAGTCCAtgcgaaaatgaaaatgaaaaagaaaacgAGATCGAAATTGAATCAAAGTTGTAGTCGGGCTCCAATTCGAACGCACACGCTTCAACGGCCTGGTGGATACATTtacactgataaaaaaaacatatgtttatATTGAATTAAAAATGTGATAAGCATTATACTCAGTTCAAAACATGTTAAATTCCTTGGTTCATCAATCAattatttaaatcaatataaaaAAGATTAGACCCTATCTTAACATAACtattattaaaaacaattttactttatatttacaagcaaattaaaatttaatggaTAATggacaaaagaaaaaaagtaCTACAAATAATTTCGAAATATTTGGATATACTAATTTTTTTATCAGTGCAGTGTATATATCCACTTGACGTTGATGTTGATGTTATGGTTGCGTAAAAATCCCCTCTTTGCCCTCCTTAACCCCGATGAACTGGCGACAAAGGCTCGCCAGATATTTCAATTAGCGATTTATTTAGATTTCTTACTCTTTCGACACAGGAGTTTCGGGATTATGCAAAGATAACTCTTTTCAAGTGGCATAATATATTATTAGATTTATGGGATATTTGTACAAAGTACATATTATGTATGAAAGGTAATGGCTATTTTTGAAACCGAACTACTTTCCCAAAATGAGTATGGTACAACAAAGTTGATCAACCTTAgcaaaaatttttaacatcctttgaaatgatttgtttttagatattttatATGGTTTATTTTGGTTCTATCACAATAGatgaaatataattaattactGCGTATTATAGTACTCATTTTAGGTGATTATCTAGTAATCCTCGCTGCTGGCTTCCTCCTGCTGACTGTGAGCATCTGCCTCGACGTATCCTTCCTCGCTGCTGCCCTCGTACTCCTGATGATCTCCCTCCTCCTCCCCCTCCTCGTCCTTTTCCCCCTGGCCACCGCCCTCGTCGTAATCCTCGTGCACCTTGTACTGGCCATTACCCTGGTGGGGTGCTGCTCTATGAGGcgtctcctcctcctcctcctcatccTCCTCCGCCGCTTCCTGGGCCTCGGAGCTGTGGTGCCTCACCTGGTTGTCCACCACTCCGCCACCCGCATCCCCCTCGTATCCATGACCGTGCAGCGTTTTCACACCGTTCGTAATAACCTCAGCTTGAAAGCCGTTGGCATCGTCGGCCGTGTATTTAACCACACGCAAGGTGCCATCCGGATCGACTACGCTGGTGGAGGCCGtggaaaaaagaaataaaattaattcaaaTGGCGGCTTGATGCATGTTCGAAGGTGTGTGTAATTGGTGTTTAGTTggtttttattaatatttggcATTAGCAAGTCGTTAAATGAATTTTTGATGACACGAAACTGTTGACATGAGTAGTTTGCGGCGCTTTGGaagttgtttattattttcacttaatgaatttttatttaagtattttgttttttttttgatttggaATTTTTAGAAATcgcaaaaatatgttttatctacatttaaaaagattttatCATTTTTTTCTGTCTCTCAGGTTTTTTCTTTTCTCAAGAATGGACggttttttgtatctttacagcatctttaaaaaattctttgcaTTATGGACGATAATTTTCATAACTCcgttttagttttttttttttaaatcctaTATTGATGACTTTATGGTTACTTTATTACCCCGAACTTCTCGGTTTTTTTTCTAACTTAATTATTATATCACTATTGTGAGGATAAATTTGGCAAGTAAGAGAACTGGGGTACATATTACGTACCCTGATTACTTTGTAATTGCATATTTTTTAAGAGCTTAAATTTTTCCATCATATTCACTACCTGCAGTGCAGACTCCGCTGTTTGTGATACTAAGTAGTATTAAAGTGTCCACGATGCCATATCAATTTCAGCTCAGTGTGACGCTAATGAATGCGTTGACAAGTTGTCCCCATCCCGACGCCCCTCATCTCGCCTGGCCACCACCCATCGCATCCCATCCCCACCAAAACCCACTCCAAACTCACCTGTAGACGCCACGCACCTCGTCGCCATTCCGCGTCTCCTTGCGATTCTGCAGCACGCGCGTCTTGCCATCCTCGACTCCATAGGCGAAGCTGTACTCTGGACGGGCCACATAGTCGACGGTGCGTCCGTCGTGGACGGTGACCAGGTGCTCCGGTCCCGCCACCGGACCCTCGAATCTTGCATAGGAGTAGCCAACCGCTGCGCATGCGCCAATCATTCCGAATCCAGCAATTAGCGCCAACAGGGGCTGCAAATCTTTGAGGAGCCGCGCCGCGTGGCAAACGCGTGCCCCTCTCCGCAACGCAATGCGGAAGCCAAAACGAGTTGGAATCCACCGATCGAGTCCATATCCATACTCATCTGGGTCTCCAGCTGAGCTGGTTATGCGTCGCTTCTTCATGGCTCTTTGCTGACTGATGATTTGTGATTGGTACCCTGCTATCCACCGATTCTCATTCGCATACTAAGCGTGAATTGTCGCACTTACTGGGTATTTATATAGCCATGGATTTTCGGGGGGAAATGCCTCCAAGTCTTTTGGCCACAAGCATTTCCGTGAAATTATGCGCTTCAATGGAAAGCAGCCAAGTGGAACTTGAGTTTTCGCTGGGATGTGGTCAACCGATGACGTTGGGCATGGCCACAAATTGCACCATTCCCGCAGGCTTTACACAATCCCCCGCCTGACGTCATCGATTGGGATTTGCAGGGGCCCACGAAAAAAGGGGGTAGGCTGGGTTGTTAGGGGTTTTAAATCTCAACTTTTAAATGCCACGATCCCTGATTGACCATCGCACATCGCGGCGCAATTTGTTCGGCCTGAAAATCGCTTTAAGTGCGTTCAGTTTGCCAACTAACTAGCCACACAGAGAGAAATTATTTGCAAAAGTAATGTgtggttttattttaaaacaaatctTAGCTGTGATACAATTTTTTTCAGGAAGTGATTGGAATTCCTTCGTAAAccaaaaattgttaaatacCTTTATCCAAATTAAAGCGTTAGAAACATTCAGGCAATCTTCACcacaaattatttaaagattttcgttattattttataaatgttttctACAATATAGATTTTACTTATCTTTGGAAAAAGCTCTTTAAAAAAAGCACTAAATAATGCTAGTCCTAGATTATTTTCAAGagatataaagattttaagagatgttattaaaaaactttaaaagctaactgattatatttttttccccTGTAGTATTTAATGAATGATTTTAATCACTTATTTTTTTAGTACACATAATTTTGGTGTGCTAAGTCTTAGATAATTTTTGAGAGATTTTAAAAGATGCAATTAAAAACCCGTAGATGCCAACCGATTATGTTTTTTCCCCTGTGCAAGTGACcaaaaaaaatcgaacatggaaCTACCGCCGATGGCCAAGATAAACCACCTCCACGGGCCAGAGGCAAGCGCAGCTGCAATCGTTGAAGCTTTGACCTTTTTCTGAGGGTCTGGCAGAAGGAGGAAAAtatagaaaacaaaacaaaaaaataggaaaaacgcGAGGAAAATCCAAAACCAAAACCGGCGAAAAGCAACCAAAATATGGCTATTATTTCGGCTGCTTCTAATTTATAAGCAACGCGCGCAGAGGCAGCCATTGTTGGCTATGGTTGAAAAATGCATATATCATTGGCCTCTGGTACTTGGCGGCAGTTTGTTGTGCGCACAGTAGTCGATGGATCGCTTTTTTTGGGGGGGCCTGGGTACTGGGTACTGGTACACCACTGGCCATCGTGGGAAAACTCGTTGGATGCATCGGTGGTTGTGTTTGTGTGCGCAGAAAGCGTCGCTTAATTACCCACATTACACAAATGCTGAGGCAACGAGAATCGCACATGGATCGCAGCGAATCTCTTTTTTGGCCGCTTTCAACTCAACATCAGCGTAATTAAGACGCAGCTCGTTTGCCCTTTAGGGGATTTCGGACTCTGGTGACACGCAACAAATGTGTCACTGCATTATGACTCCGAAATGGCGCAATGCAAATGCCTGTCGGTCGGCTCTATTAAAGCGAAACTAAGCCACATGCCAGCGAGTCATGTTGCTACTGCCACAGCTTCTGGTAGtgctactactactactactgcTACCACCACTGCCTCTCCATCTGAATCCGAATATGTTTTTTTGCCTTCTTTTTTGCGGCTGACATCGGCCAACTAACTGGGGTATCCTAGCCAGCCAGGAAAGATCTCTGCGGCCAGATAAATTGCACATGCTATTACACTCGAAAAATTGTGCAGCCCTTAACAAACATAGCACAGCTTCATAGAActctttaaaaagaaaaaaaattttaagcaataaaaaaagttttttcgGTTTTCTAAATCTTAAAAACGTTTAATTAAAGATGTGCGGAAATACCATTTGATATATCAATAAGAAGCTAGTTTTTAGAAGTCTTCTTATCTATCcccaaatatttattttattattatatagtaTTACATATTGTAACCTGTTCCTGAGGTTCTACCATTCCATACCTTATTACTATTGTAAGATATTTCTccttaacccaaaaaaaatacatttaaatctTAAAAACGTTTAGTTAAAGATGTGAGGAAACAACATTTGATGTATCAATAAGAAGCTAGTCCTCAGAACTCTGCATATCTAACcccaaaatatatatcttattattatatattatcaTATGTACATTGTAACATGTTCCTGTGCGATAAATGGTAGATACggaataatttaattttataattgaaGACTTAAGTAAATGCATGTCTTCAAAATACACTTAACCAAGCACTTTAAACATATAGGGAGTTCAAAATGGTCCTTTGGTCGTTTTTTCCCCaactcaaatattttttattccgtggtaaatatattaattaatataattaaGTAATCTAGCAAAAAATTTAGCTGAGTGCACAAGTGCTATTTTCTACGGCCGGTTATGTAAAGCATCGCTGTGCCGGCTTTTCTGCCCCATTTCGAGTGAAACCCGCTTTGGCTTCGTTATCCATTTCATTTGCACCATGTCGgggatggagatggagatggaaaCGCGGGCAGAGATGGTGGACCAAGATCTCGATCTGGAACGAGTACGAGTCTCAGTCTGGTCAGCTTCTCGCCACTTTCGATTGCAAAACTCACACGCGTTTTCATGAAAGCGAAGCGGGAAAAGTTTACTCAATCAGTTGGCTGTGGCATTTTCATTCAGTTGCCTTCTTTTACACACAAGTCAAACACACGATAACTGAAACTAAGACTATTGAAGAAAATTGTGATAgtaacgttttttttttttctattattaTTTCCTAGTTGTTTTTGCAATGATTTGCGTATCACGACTGGTTGTAATAAACCTGCCCAGTGTCTGGCCACCAACGAGAACTACTCGTTCGGAAAAGAAGGATGCCAAGGGTTggtgaaaaatatatttttttaaacgattgatataattttttaagtcCCTTAGCTGGCTGCCAACAAACTGGACTGAAGGATTTCCAGCGACCTTTGCAGTTTCACACCAAAAGAGGCTACATCAAATGGTTTAGCAAGCTGAGTCGCTGCCAAAGAAGTCGTAGCTTTCCGGGAAGAATGCAACCCAGATTGTAGAATCGAATTAGACCAGGAAATAAAGCtgttttagttttagtttgaacttattatacccgttactcgaagagaaaaagggtatactagattcgtcggaaagtatgtaacaggcagaaggaagcgtttccgaccccataaagtgtatttattcttgatcaggatcactagccgagtcgatctagccatgtccgactgtccgtctgtccatatGAACACTGAggtctcgaaaactataagaaTGTGTCTTGTTTGTCGCATCTGGGTGCattaacgggtatctgatagtcgaggtactcgactacagcgttcttacttgttttttttctCCTTTCATTCAGCTGGCTTCCTTTGATGATTGGCAATTAAGATTGCATGGGGTGCATGGATTGGCTCACGTAGGTGACCCATATTCGGAGTGGCTCAGCTGGGAGCCGGTTGTCGGCTGTTATGTGGATGGCGGCAAAAGTTGGTCAGTGGAGCGACTCAGCCAGTGGCCAGTGAACCACCGTGACACGGCAAATGGCCAGCAGATCTGGGCCCCTTTCCTACACTGATAAAAAAAGGTGGTAACACCAAGgatttcattttccatttcaatatttttagatGTTTTTCAGCCATTGCGGTTTTTATTAACTTTGAATGTGGAAATATCTTATCTAACAATTATAGTTcatttaaagatttaaaattttgtttatacttaaagaaaatatgaataaatacaaaactaatattttataccttgatttaaatattttctaataaaattatttgtatgtATTTAGTTTAGATATTTAATACGAAATCTTGAATTCAAAATTCATACATTTCACTttactattatattttttatcggTGTACAGTTGCTTTCCTCGTTTTTTATCTGGCCAAAAGGCAAATTAGTCAAATGGTAACAATTATGTAATAATCTAGTTATACTTGGTCACCGAATGTCCCGGTGAGAAGTGGGCGTTGCATGTTTGCCTTTCACTTTTTTTCTCTGGATCGGCCAGCTGGCGCAGGATATATATCAAACGGCACGATTATACAATAGGCCCGATAGCCGGATCGCCACGTAATTAGTCGCCTTTAAAATGCGGCAAACAATTGCAAACAGTTTGCCGAAACAATGTTTGAATGTGCTCCAAGCTCCAAGCTTTGCAATTGAGACATTATTCAATTTGTGACAATCGCGAGAAGTAGAAAAAAAACTAACAGAAACGAgagctaaaaacaattatcTGCATTTTGGCGATTTCCCAAAGCGATGTTCTAATTTTGCAACCGAAAAACTAAGAAAAATACCTTGCTGGGCCCAAAGTTGTGAACATTTAATGAGCACCAAAAtcgtaaatttaatttatatcgTTTTCTAAGCTTTTTGTCAGACGACAAATTTCGTAATTTTTGTTCGTTTTTTGTTGGTTTGTTGGTTGCTTGGTTGGTCTGCCGGCGATTCGTGTAAACTGTGCCGACTCTGCATGGAGCTttggatttggatttggaACCTGGTTGCATGTCAAAGGCGCATGAAACGCCGCCAGGCTGCCACAAGAATCAAATGACACTCGGCCTGGTCCATTTTGGTCGCTCAAAAGAGTTGGCTGCGAGAAAAAATTATCCATGGAGTGCagtatatataaatgcagtaTGATATGGTCAAAATACCCAGCAGTGTGTAGCCTTAATTGGCACCTCGACACTTGGCCAGGACCGAACTGAATCGTATCGAATCGAATCGCGGCGCTGTGTAGGTGCACTTGATGGCCGGTGTTCGGTGTGAGATTTATGTTCTTTGGGTATTCATTGCCCAACTGCTGGATCCGCTAAAGCTGGGAAGTTGCAAGTTGGCACTCTGGTAGCTGCGGTGCTGCTTTATGATAAAGTATCCCGGCCAATGGTCACGCAATAAATTTTGACATGACTTACGCACGTTTGAAACGGCCGATGGGGGGCAATAGATATGAGTGCGGGCCATTATGTAGATCTAAGTGATCACAAACATCAAATAACACTTATACAACTTCTATGCGAGACAGCTAAGGCCACACTGCGTATGAGCAATTAAGTGTGAAACAAGACAGGTCG is from Drosophila suzukii chromosome 3, CBGP_Dsuzu_IsoJpt1.0, whole genome shotgun sequence and encodes:
- the LOC108012794 gene encoding uncharacterized protein, whose product is MKKRRITSSAGDPDEYGYGLDRWIPTRFGFRIALRRGARVCHAARLLKDLQPLLALIAGFGMIGACAAVGYSYARFEGPVAGPEHLVTVHDGRTVDYVARPEYSFAYGVEDGKTRVLQNRKETRNGDEVRGVYSVVDPDGTLRVVKYTADDANGFQAEVITNGVKTLHGHGYEGDAGGGVVDNQVRHHSSEAQEAAEEDEEEEEETPHRAAPHQGNGQYKVHEDYDEGGGQGEKDEEGEEEGDHQEYEGSSEEGYVEADAHSQQEEASSEDY
- the LOC108012779 gene encoding uncharacterized protein produces the protein MICVSRLVVINLPSVWPPTRTTRSEKKDAKAGCQQTGLKDFQRPLQFHTKRGYIKWFSKLSRCQRSRSFPGRMQPRL